A window of Paenibacillus sp. 19GGS1-52 contains these coding sequences:
- a CDS encoding glycosyltransferase family 39 protein, translating to MRLFKKMGSDVVLLVILLLAAFLYGYGIWNDQYANTYYTTAVGSMMQSFHNFFFASLDSAGSVTVDKPPVTFWIQTIFALIFGLHGWSVILPQALGGVGSVLLVYLLVKPTFGLTAARLAALAMAATPVAAAVSRTNNIDAMLVFTLLLAAWFLFKGTKSNKISSLLAAFALIGVGFNEKMLQAYMVLPAFYLFYILAAKVNWKRKIAVLAASTILLVVVTLSWAVTVDSIPASERPFMGSSGTNSVLNLAFGYNGVSRLTGDRGTGASGGGMTGNFPSMNGEMPAMNGTGGQAATDGTRTDGGGGTAGQVSGTATGTEDGGMQGQMPSNGTDAGGRQFDGGDGGLGTRGGMNGGGGSGMFNTGTAGPLRLFQKELSGQASWLLPFLLFGCIGLFASLRRKNFTQKHKEALFWLAWLVPIMGFFSIAGFFHQYYLVMMAPPIAALVGAGWSQLWSLYRERTGWLSWLLPAATLITAVFQWYILHPYDDTIGSGWSIGVLAAGIVVALLLIVLKGKEKPFMHALGVAGLLVLLIGPLYWAITPITYGLNSMTPAAGPDSSSSGMGGGGQGGAARGGFGQGTTGQAATGQAATNQAPSGQGAMGPNSSAGVNENLLTYLQEHNTGEKYLFAAMDYSTAGPYIIDEGAAVVILNGFNASDTVYTTDTLKALVESGKVKYFLVSSGGMGGGRGGNSELTTWITENGTEVPAADWQGSGASSGTLYEITLN from the coding sequence ATGAGATTATTCAAGAAAATGGGTTCAGATGTGGTTCTGTTGGTCATCTTGCTGCTTGCAGCCTTTCTGTACGGTTATGGAATTTGGAATGATCAATATGCAAATACGTATTATACGACTGCAGTAGGAAGCATGATGCAAAGCTTTCATAACTTTTTCTTCGCTTCACTCGATTCTGCAGGTTCGGTAACGGTGGATAAGCCGCCGGTAACGTTCTGGATTCAGACTATTTTCGCTTTGATCTTTGGACTGCATGGCTGGAGCGTAATTCTACCGCAGGCGTTAGGCGGGGTTGGTTCGGTATTGCTTGTATACCTGCTGGTGAAGCCTACCTTCGGTCTAACCGCTGCACGTTTAGCCGCATTAGCTATGGCAGCTACCCCAGTGGCAGCGGCTGTCAGCCGCACGAACAACATTGATGCCATGCTCGTATTCACCCTTTTACTGGCTGCATGGTTTTTATTCAAAGGAACAAAATCCAACAAAATAAGCAGTCTGCTTGCCGCATTCGCACTGATCGGCGTCGGATTTAATGAGAAGATGCTGCAGGCCTATATGGTACTACCGGCCTTTTATCTATTTTATATCCTGGCAGCTAAAGTGAATTGGAAACGGAAAATAGCTGTACTGGCAGCAAGCACGATTTTATTAGTAGTGGTCACTCTTTCTTGGGCAGTGACCGTGGATTCAATTCCTGCAAGTGAACGTCCTTTTATGGGCAGCAGTGGTACTAACTCTGTACTGAATCTTGCCTTCGGTTACAATGGGGTTTCCCGATTGACCGGCGATCGTGGTACAGGCGCTAGTGGTGGTGGCATGACAGGCAACTTCCCTTCAATGAATGGCGAAATGCCAGCCATGAACGGAACAGGTGGGCAAGCGGCTACCGATGGCACCAGAACCGATGGTGGCGGAGGGACTGCAGGTCAGGTGAGCGGCACAGCAACTGGCACCGAAGACGGCGGAATGCAAGGGCAGATGCCTAGTAATGGAACGGATGCTGGAGGACGACAATTTGATGGCGGAGATGGAGGCCTAGGAACCCGTGGCGGCATGAATGGCGGTGGTGGTTCCGGAATGTTTAATACAGGAACTGCGGGTCCATTACGACTGTTCCAGAAAGAACTGTCGGGTCAGGCCAGCTGGTTATTACCCTTCTTATTGTTCGGTTGTATCGGACTATTCGCCAGTTTGCGCAGAAAGAACTTTACGCAAAAGCATAAAGAAGCATTATTCTGGCTAGCATGGCTAGTGCCAATTATGGGCTTCTTCAGTATCGCAGGTTTCTTCCACCAATATTATCTGGTGATGATGGCTCCGCCGATTGCCGCCCTGGTTGGTGCAGGCTGGTCACAGCTATGGAGCTTATACCGGGAACGAACAGGCTGGTTATCCTGGCTCCTGCCAGCGGCAACGCTGATCACTGCAGTCTTCCAGTGGTACATCCTTCATCCTTATGACGATACCATCGGCAGCGGTTGGTCCATAGGTGTTCTGGCTGCAGGAATCGTTGTTGCCCTGCTGCTGATTGTCCTGAAAGGAAAAGAAAAGCCATTCATGCATGCATTAGGTGTTGCCGGATTATTGGTCTTGTTAATTGGACCACTCTACTGGGCAATCACTCCAATAACTTATGGACTGAACAGTATGACTCCGGCAGCAGGACCTGATAGCAGCAGTAGTGGTATGGGGGGCGGAGGTCAAGGTGGAGCCGCTCGAGGCGGGTTCGGTCAAGGCACAACAGGTCAAGCTGCTACCGGTCAAGCTGCCACTAACCAAGCACCTAGCGGCCAGGGCGCCATGGGCCCAAATAGCTCTGCAGGGGTCAATGAGAATTTGCTGACCTATCTGCAGGAACATAATACTGGCGAGAAATACCTGTTCGCAGCTATGGATTATAGTACAGCAGGCCCTTATATCATCGATGAAGGCGCAGCAGTGGTCATTCTGAACGGCTTTAATGCTTCGGATACGGTATATACCACAGATACGCTGAAGGCATTGGTTGAGAGTGGGAAAGTGAAATACTTCCTGGTATCGAGTGGCGGTATGGGTGGCGGACGTGGCGGCAACTCTGAACTGACAACCTGGATTACGGAGAATGGAACGGAGGTTCCCGCAGCGGATTGGCAGGGATCGGGTGCTAGCAGCGGTACATTATACGAAATTACTTTGAACTAA
- a CDS encoding glycosyltransferase family 2 protein, producing the protein MSITVRYSIIIPMFNEEAVIQETYRRIKKVMGTTGEVYELIFVNDGSTDNCAQMIEEYSYWDESVKLIDLSRNFGHQVAITAGMDYSLGEAVVIIDADLQDPPELILKMIEEWKNGYQVVYAKRIKRNGESLFKKWTASLFYRVLRYSTDISIPVDTGDFRLMDRKVVNELKRLPEKNRFVRGLVSWVGFRQKALEYERDERLAGETKYPLKRMIKLSLDGITSFSYKPLKLAGYLGALLSASGFLYLMYVFYLAIFTDEAVKGWASMIGITLTFNGFVLVMLGILGEYVGRIYDESKGRPLYIVQEFYGGKKQQDVQERRVAHLNK; encoded by the coding sequence ATGAGTATTACAGTGCGCTATTCCATTATTATACCGATGTTTAACGAAGAGGCAGTTATTCAGGAAACGTATCGGCGGATCAAGAAAGTGATGGGAACGACCGGTGAGGTCTATGAGCTTATTTTCGTCAATGACGGCAGTACTGACAATTGTGCGCAAATGATAGAGGAGTACAGCTACTGGGATGAGAGTGTAAAGCTGATTGATCTGTCTCGTAATTTTGGGCATCAGGTAGCGATCACAGCAGGAATGGATTATTCACTGGGGGAGGCAGTAGTCATTATTGACGCGGATCTGCAGGACCCTCCAGAGCTGATTCTCAAAATGATCGAGGAATGGAAAAATGGCTATCAGGTTGTCTATGCCAAACGCATTAAACGTAATGGTGAATCCTTATTTAAAAAGTGGACGGCTAGCCTCTTTTACAGAGTGCTGCGTTATTCAACGGATATCTCCATCCCGGTGGATACAGGCGATTTCCGTCTCATGGACCGTAAAGTAGTGAATGAGCTTAAGCGGCTGCCGGAAAAAAATCGCTTTGTACGCGGCCTGGTTAGTTGGGTTGGCTTCCGTCAGAAGGCGCTTGAATACGAACGTGACGAACGTCTGGCCGGAGAAACCAAATATCCGCTGAAGCGTATGATCAAGCTGTCGCTCGATGGCATTACTTCTTTCTCTTATAAACCGCTGAAGCTGGCCGGATATCTAGGAGCTCTGCTGTCCGCATCCGGGTTTCTGTACCTTATGTATGTGTTCTACTTGGCGATCTTTACGGACGAGGCCGTTAAGGGCTGGGCGTCGATGATCGGCATTACACTCACCTTCAACGGTTTTGTGCTGGTCATGCTGGGAATACTGGGCGAATATGTCGGACGGATATATGATGAGTCCAAGGGTCGTCCACTCTATATCGTTCAGGAGTTCTATGGAGGAAAGAAGCAGCAGGATGTACAGGAGCGCCGTGTAGCCCATCTCAATAAATAA
- a CDS encoding aminoglycoside phosphotransferase family protein, translating to MNGKLIGEGRTAEIWEHKDQTIVKLYREDVLEEHILREYATSQFVHAQGISTPQPLEIVTIEERKGIVFQQIHGPTLLKVMSEKPWRTREYAQKLAELHYSLHKLEAAQDIGQQKEMLRSCIIKAPMLTGAEKSTILTHLEKLPQGQHLCHGDFHPDNVLMDGQTWIIDWMTGMAGEPAGDAARSVVMFSMGAMPPRASLMTKLMIGIVRKRLTKGYIREYIRLSGHSNVEIDRWILPVAAARLVEWLPLQEKEQLVKEIRKRLQSLPAS from the coding sequence ATGAATGGGAAGCTTATAGGAGAAGGCCGGACCGCTGAAATTTGGGAACATAAAGATCAGACCATTGTGAAGCTGTACCGGGAGGATGTACTGGAGGAGCATATCCTTCGCGAGTATGCTACCAGTCAATTCGTGCATGCACAGGGCATAAGTACGCCACAGCCCTTAGAAATCGTAACCATTGAAGAGCGTAAAGGCATTGTATTTCAACAAATTCATGGTCCTACTCTATTGAAGGTGATGAGCGAGAAGCCTTGGAGAACCCGCGAGTACGCCCAGAAGCTGGCGGAGTTGCACTACAGCCTGCATAAGCTTGAGGCAGCGCAAGACATCGGACAGCAGAAGGAAATGTTAAGGAGCTGTATCATAAAGGCGCCTATGTTAACCGGAGCTGAGAAATCCACTATTCTAACCCATCTGGAGAAGCTGCCACAAGGACAACACTTATGTCACGGGGACTTCCATCCTGACAATGTGCTAATGGATGGACAGACATGGATTATCGACTGGATGACAGGAATGGCGGGAGAGCCAGCCGGAGATGCCGCGCGATCGGTTGTTATGTTTAGTATGGGAGCGATGCCGCCAAGAGCGTCACTCATGACTAAACTAATGATAGGTATTGTTAGAAAAAGATTAACTAAAGGATATATCCGGGAATATATCCGCTTGTCGGGACATTCTAACGTAGAGATTGATCGGTGGATTCTGCCGGTAGCTGCTGCCAGGTTGGTGGAATGGCTTCCACTTCAAGAGAAGGAACAGCTTGTTAAAGAAATTCGTAAACGTCTGCAGTCCCTACCTGCCAGTTAA